A window of the Vigna angularis cultivar LongXiaoDou No.4 chromosome 3, ASM1680809v1, whole genome shotgun sequence genome harbors these coding sequences:
- the LOC128195823 gene encoding uncharacterized protein LOC128195823 — protein sequence MVTTRNMEEQSTRDLIRELQAQIEAQAQTIQAQAHAQQEMRRRHEEEMRALRAEQEPPERSASNRENANEASHNHANPNGRARREPTPLQTARPTSLLPFTATIMQTPMPEKTPPVLDKYDGSADPDNHLRTFGNAMAFYTDSDPIMCRAFSLSLKEETLEWYNTLPLNIVDCFATVEDLFRRQYASNRKQEVTSVDLINTKQEKGETLKAFMKRYTETARRVREVDQSFIINNLPLCMRPGYFAEKLYARSPKTMEELQERAAEFIRMEEMRLSQKKRQQEGDAGGSGKDGKRPFGNNDKNREFPRPFKFHHYTTLNAPRAKVLEEALSAELITPLRKPSPRNADERKSCRYHQNHGHTTEDCITLKNEIENLIRAGHLQRFIKEARYDLPKEGYSRRSPERASRKDERGHGYSHSPSRRREQSLHGVIN from the coding sequence ATGGTAACCACAAGAAATATGGAGGAGCAGAGCACCAGAGATTTAATAAGAGAGTTGCAGGCCCAGATTGAGGCACAGGCGCAGACTATACAAGCGCAGGCGCACGCTCAGCAAGAGATGCGGCGGAGGCATGAGGAGGAGATGAGGGCGCTAAGGGCCGAGCAAGAACCTCCCGAGCGGTCCGCCTCGAATCGAGAAAACGCCAATGAGGCGAGCCATAATCACGCGAACCCGAACGGTCGGGCTAGAAGGGAACCAACGCCCCTGCAGACCGCTCGGCCAACCAGTTTATTGCCCTTCACGGCAACCATCATGCAAACGCCAATGCCAGAAAAGACTCCCCCCGTATTGGATAAGTATGATGGTTCGGCTGATCCGGATAATCACTTAAGGACGTTCGGTAATGCAATGGCATTCTATACGGACAGCGACCCTATCATGTGCAGAGCCTTCTCGTTGTCACTTAAGGAAGAGACATTGGAATGGTATAACACTCTTCCTCTCAACATAGTGGATTGCTTCGCTACTGTGGAAGACCTCTTTAGGAGGCAGTACGCATCCAATCGGAAACAGGAGGTAACATCGGTGGATTTAATAAACACTAAGCAGGAGAAaggagaaactttgaaggcTTTTATGAAGAGATATACTGAAACCGCGCGACGAGTTAGAGAGGTAGATCAatcttttattatcaataatctGCCTTTGTGCATGAGACCAGGATATTTTGCGGAAAAATTGTATGCACGATCGCCAAAAACGATGGAGGAACTCCAAGAGCGAGCAGCTGAGTTCATCCGTATGGAGGAAATGCGTTTGTCGCAAAAGAAACGACAACAAGAGGGTGATGCGGGCGGAAGTGGAAAGGATGGCAAACGACCGTTCGGCAATAACGATAAGAATAGGGAGTTTCCCAGGCCATTCAAGTTTCACCATTATACAACCCTCAATGCACCTAGGGCAAAAGTTCTTGAAGAAGCCCTAAGTGCGGAACTTATCACACCCTTAAGGAAACCGTCTCCAAGAAATGCAGACGAAAGGAAAAGTTGCCGGTACCATCAAAACCATGGACATACTACAGAAGACTGCATCACGTTAaagaatgaaatagaaaatcttATCCGGGCGGGACATCTACAAAGGTTTATAAAGGAAGCAAGATACGACCTCCCCAAGGAAGGATATTCGAGAAGAAGCCCCGAGCGGGCAAGCAGGAAAGACGAACGAGGGCATGGCTATAGTCACAGTCCCAGTCGTCGTCGGGAACAGTCGCTTCATGGAGTGATCAACTGA